The proteins below are encoded in one region of Hordeum vulgare subsp. vulgare chromosome 3H, MorexV3_pseudomolecules_assembly, whole genome shotgun sequence:
- the LOC123439124 gene encoding alpha-terpineol synthase, chloroplastic-like isoform X2 has translation MQTTAFCLGVARGCSLSCLPAARPAGGPSWRWQMRRTLRCRQQQAPAPEAQHEVDDRSSKNPCGFYASVWGDFFLHHPDPAASSQQQTWMVERVEELKKDVAKLISSSNTYLERMKLIIALERLCLDYLFEKDINAALKEIYGANVSDFDLHTIAIWFYLLRKHGYKVSSEVFVKFLDEDGSFMATTPRELLSLYNAAHFRTHGEIILDKVISFTKVSLETKLPYLEGSLAHEIQCALEIPLPRKVAIYDAKIYISTYEKEPTMNKLVLELAKVNFNLMQRQYQQELKTTTRWWNNLQVHSRLPFARDRLVECYLWMLGVYYQPSCSRGRIILTIVIYTTTIFDDIYDSFGTPEECELFTQWVERSFMSGWDTNVARVLPECMQYAFGKIMESYEIIENELAPEEKYRMTYLKNFIVDLVRNYNKEVKMREENFIPISVEEHLQISARTSACHLLACTSLVGMDDIATKSSFEWVSTIPKSVQNLCIIVRLLDDIMTYEREQMIPHVASTMDSYMKQHNVSIKIARQKIQELKEESWKDFNGQWLEPDDDQPRKLIEVIFNLTRTMEFMYNKDDNFTNCRNLEDTIQSLFVEPFEIVL, from the exons ATGCAAACCACCGCCTTCTGCCTGGGGGTAGCACGAGGATGCAGCCTGAGCTGCCTTCCCGCCGCGCGGCCggccggaggtccttcatggaggTGGCAGATGCGGCGTACCCTGCGATGCCGGCAGCAGCAAGCTCCGGCGCCGGAAGCGCAGCATGAGGTTGACGATCGGTCGAGCAAGAATCCTTGCGGGTTCTACGCTTCCGTGTGGGGGGATTTCTTCCTTCACCACCCTGATCCGGCAGCTTCCTCCCAACAACAG ACATGGATGGTAGAACGAGTAGAGGAACTGAAGAAAGATGTGGCCAAATTGATATCGAGTTCCAACACCTATCTTGAGAGGATGAAACTCATTATTGCATTAGAGCGTCTTTGCTTGGATTATCTCTTTGAAAAAGATATTAATGCAGCTTTGAAAGAAATTTATGGTGCCAATGTTAGTGACTTTGATCTTCATACAATAGCCATTTGGTTCTATCTACTACGTAAACATGGATACAAGGTTTCATCGG AAGTGTTTGTGAAATTCTTAGATGAGGATGGAAGTTTTATGGCAACAACCCCAAGAGAATTGTTGAGCCTTTACAATGCCGCACATTTTCGTACCCATGGAGAGATAATACTTGACAAAGTTATATCCTTCACCAAAGTGAGTTTAGAAACAAAATTGCCATATCTGGAAGGATCATTGGCACATGAAATTCAGTGTGCACTTGAGATACCCCTCCCACGGAAGGTTGCAATTTATGATGCTAAGATCTATATCTCGACATATGAGAAAGAACCTACTATGAATAAATTGGTCTTGGAGCTTGCAAAGGTGAATTTCAATTTGATGCAACGACAATATCAACAAGAGTTGAAAACCACTACAAG GTGGTGGAATAATCTACAAGTTCACTCAAGGCTCCCATTTGCTCGAGATAGACTTGTGGAGTGTTACCTGTGGATGTTAGGAGTATACTACCAACCCAGCTGTTCACGGGGCCGAATAATACTTACGATTGTGATTTACACTACAACCATTTTCGATGATATTTATGATTCATTTGGAACCCCAGAAGAGTGTGAATTGTTTACCCAGTGGGTGGAAAG GTCATTCATGTCCGGTTGGGACACGAATGTGGCTCGGGTTCTCCCAGAGTGCATGCAATACGCATTTGGAAAAATTATGGAAAGCTATGAGATCATTGAGAATGAGCTAGCACCAGAGGAGAAATATCGTATGACCTACCTCAAAAACTTC ATAGTAGATCTTGTTAGGAATTACAACAAGGAGGTTAAAATGCGTGAAGAAAACTTTATCCCAATATCCGTCGAAGAGCATCTACAGATCTCAGCAAGGACTAGTGCATGTCATCTGTTGGCTTGCACTTCACTGGTTGGAATGGATGATATAGCAACAAAGTCTTCTTTTGAAtgggtttcaactatacctaaaagtGTGCAAAACCTTTGCATAATTGTTAGACTATTAGATGATATCATGACCTATGAG CGAGAGCAGATGATACCTCATGTTGCTTCGACAATGGATAGCTACATGAAACAACACAACGTCTCGATCAAAATAGCACGCCAGAAGATACAAGAGCTAAAGGAGGAGTCATGGAAAGATTTCAATGGCCAGTGGCTAGAGCCCGATGATGACCAACCGAGGAAGTTGATTGAGGTGATATTCAACCTCACAAGAACAATGGAGTTCATGTATAACAAAGATGACAACTTTACCAACTGTCGCAACCTTGAGGATACCATCCAATCATTATTTGTGGAGCCTTTTGAGATTGTTTTGTAG
- the LOC123442374 gene encoding disease resistance protein Pik-2-like has protein sequence MGDPMVSSSTGAMNSLLDKLGVVENQYPHLAEGVRESLKSLSDVLHSFARQRRRNSLINEWMLQVREVVYDMEDWIDGDPSKLGEEFHVEEQIEEFKAQIQGARDRCTRYGLLSTAPHTTCALQVQVQDDAEAETMDPKLLHGEAPCRLVGIDEQRNVLVNHLMDEEERRKVVCILGTGGIGKSTLATGIYRQLQGRFSCGAFVHLGRNPSVKTTLISILKQVMPDWHCEEYLWNGYNSEDMEAWDEKKVINKLWAFLKTKSYFVVLVDMRSISTWKKFSCVLPNKDKSSDRILITTCTKDVAESCCIHPSDFLHPMERLSEEDSKTLFHSKVPVSEQHRLLEVSDDMLEMCGGGVPLAITITAALLSRKSACLPPEVQCHSTPQWMRKVLEISYDDLPLPLKSCFLYFSAFPGNRTIKKDRLIRRWEAEGLIAKRDGESLWETGESYFNELINRRLIQPAFDDDNDEPTGCTVHGVVLDFMESLSAEENFTTEGGKLKCGLFPYERVRRICLDCGEEGEGDALFCSKYYCSLEQKSPEEDSSSEESSVYDQDKAISLHLSQVRSLAFCGDVNVGRIPDLSDHFKLVRVLDLRDVKGLQNEQLGSIGRLSLLRYLALGGANVTELPRQIMELDHLSTLDLRQTEVNKLPEFKGTKLVCLLANGLTIPGPGGGMGEMEKLEELSTVCLGRDGSLADNVAGLVSKLMRLRMLGVRFRITYNNTAEEAERQGIKHLVEEVGKSNLHFLFLDEYPHRLLDLLVDARPRPRYLRKFELRLNWLLCPLKVPQQISFLVDLTHLHIGVSIVDAEGIGALGGLPKLVLLKLHSLRPQHGITGEPQSPARLSVSSKDGFQILKVFWYVCEHGAWTGLQFEQGSMPHLRRLVIDFQSSEPEDTDFVLGIQHFSCLVQVRATIYCEPTSTTVSAAETNIRDQVSQNPNNPLLEFNRKRRGRLVRRLGPLSNSNSNVKKPSAVIEIRSLDHWWTMMTQQEDNKLLVIEFTASWCGPSLSIAPFFAGLANDFPDAIFLKVDIDDPETKYIAQHLEVDGAPSFLFMNRGEVKDRLRGAREGELFEKLQLQMALIMDN, from the exons ATGGGTGATCCCATGGTGAGCTCTTCCACGGGAGCAATGAACTCCCTCCTGGATAAGCTGGGAGTAGTGGAGAACCAATATCCCCACCTCGCTGAAGGCGTGCGAGAGAGCCTAAAGAGCCTAAGCGATGTCTTGCACAGCTTTGCtaggcagaggaggaggaacTCTCTCATCAACGAGTGGATGCTGCAAGTCCGGGAGGTGGTCTACGACATGGAGGACTGGATCGACGGCGATCCCTCCAAGCTGGGCGAGGAATTCCATGTGGAGGAACAAATCGAAGAATTCAAGGCCCAGATCCAAGGTGCACGGGACCGCTGCACAAGGTACGGCCTTCTCAGCACAGCGCCTCATACCACTTGTGCACTACAAGTACAAGTACAAGATGATGCTGAAGCTGAAACCATGGATCCTAAACTGCTCCATGGGGAGGCGCCTTGCCGCCTTGTGGGCATCGATGAACAAAGGAATGTTCTTGTTAACCACCTGATGGACGAAGAAGAGCGGCGTAAG GTGGTGTGCATCCTGGGAACCGGAGGAATTGGCAAGTCAACTCTTGCCACGGGAATATACCGACAGCTCCAAGGGCGGTTCAGCTGCGGGGCTTTCGTGCATCTTGGCCGGAACCCGTCCGTGAAGACGACCCTCATCAGTATACTCAAGCAAGTAATGCCGGATTGGCACTGCGAAGAGTATTTATGGAACGGCTACAACTCTGAGGACATGGAAGCATGGGACGAGAAGAAGGTCATCAATAAACTCTGGGCATTCTTAAAAACAAAGAG TTATTTTGTTGTGCTCGTGGACATGCGGAGCATATCAACTTGGAAGAAGTTCAGTTGTGTTTTGCCTAATAAAGACAAGTCTTCTGATAGGATATTGATTACAACTTGTACCAAGGATGTAGCAGAATCATGTTGCATACATCCCAGTGATTTTCTTCATCCGATGGAGCGCCTTAGCGAGGAAGATTCAAAAACATTATTTCATAGTAAAGTACCTGTTTCAGAACAACATAGGCTGCTTGAAGTTTCTGATGACATGTTGGAAATGTGTGGTGGCGGCGTGCCATTGGCCATAACTATTACAGCTGCATTATTATCTAGGAAATCTGCATGCTTGCCACCTGAAGTCCAATGCCATTCCACACCACAATGGATGAGAAAGGTACTGGAGATCAGCTATGATGATCTACCACTTCCTTTGAAGTCTTGTTTTCTGTACTTCAGTGCTTTTCCTGGAAATCGTACCATCAAGAAAGATCGTTTGATAAGAAGATGGGAAGCTGAAGGATTAATTGCTAAAAGAGATGGAGAAAGCCTGTGGGAAACAGGGGAGAGCTACTTCAATGAGCTTATCAATAGGAGACTGATTCAACCGGCatttgatgatgataatgatgagccGACGGGTTGTACTGTTCATGGTGTTGTTCTTGATTTCATGGAATCCTTGTCAGCCGAAGAAAACTTTACTACTGAAGGTGGAAAGTTGAAGTGTGGACTATTTCCTTACGAAAGGGTCCGGCGAATCTGCCTTGACTGCGGCGAAGAAGGCGAAGGTGACGCCTTGTTTTGCAGTAAATATTATTGTTCTTTGGAACAAAAGAGTCCGGAGGAGGACTCAAGCAGTGAAGAAAGCTCAGTTTATGACCAAGACAAAGCAATTTCTTTGCACCTATCTCAGGTGAGATCCCTTGCATTTTGTGGGGATGTTAACGTTGGAAGGATCCCTGATCTTTCAGATCACTTCAAACTTGTACGGGTGCTAGATCTCCGTGATGTCAAGGGCTTGCAAAACGAACAACTGGGAAGCATTGGACGTTTGTCTCTGTTGAGGTACTTGGCACTTGGCGGGGCCAATGTCACAGAGCTGCCTCGACAAATTATGGAACTTGACCACCTGTCTACCTTAGATTTAAGGCAGACCGAGGTAAATAAATTACCAGAATTTAAGGGCACGAAGTTGGTGTGTTTGCTTGCAAATGGTCTCACAATACCGGGACCGGGAGGAGGAATGGGGGAAATGGAAAAATTGGAGGAACTATCAACGGTCTGTCTGGGTCGTGATGGCTCACTTGCTGACAATGTGGCAGGGCTTGTTAGCAAGTTGATGCGGCTACGGATGCTTGGGGTGAGATTTAGGATTACGTATAATAATACTGCAGAAGAAGCGGAACGGCAGGGCATCAAGCATTTGGTTGAGGAGGTGGGGAAATCAAACTTGCACTTCCTTTTTCTTGATGAATACCCTCATCGTCTGCTCGACTTACTTGTTGATGCAAGGCCGCGCCCACGTTACCTGCGGAAATTTGAGCTAAGATTGAACTGGCTATTGTGCCCCCTAAAAGTCCCACAGCAGATCTCTTTCCTTGTTGACCTCACTCACTTGCATATCGGAGTttcaatagtagatgcagaaggtaTCGGCGCCCTCGGGGGGCTGCCAAAGTTAGTCCTCCTAAAATTGCATTCACTGCGGCCACAACATGGCATCACCGGTGAACCACAAAG CCCAGCAAGGTTGTCCGTGAGCAGCAAGGATGGCTTTCAGATCCTCAAGGTGTTCTGGTACGTCTGCGAGCATGGCGCTTGGACGGGGCTCCAGTTTGAACAAGGCTCCATGCCGCACCTTCGAAGGCTTGTGATTGACTTCCAGTCATCGGAGCCGGAGGATACAGACTTTGTGCTTGGTATCCAGCATTTCTCTTGTCTGGTGCAGGTCCGTGCCACCATCTACTGTGAGCCTACTTCAACAACAGTTTCTGCCGCGGAGACCAACATCAGAGACCAAGTGTCTCAGAACCCCAACAATCCCCTACTGGAATTCAACAGAAAACGTCGAGGCCGTTTGGTGAGGCGTCTAGGGCCGCTCTCTAATTCTAATTCTAATGTGAAGAAGCCATCGGCGGTGATTGAGATCCGCAGCCTGGATCACTGGTGGACCATGATGACCCAGCAGGAGGACAACAAGCTGCTCGTGATTGAGTTCACCGCGAGCTGGTGCGGGCCATCCCTCAGCATAGCTCCCTTTTTTGCTGGTCTCGCCAACGATTTTCCAGATGCCATTTTCCTCAAGGTTGATATTGATGATCCTGAGACGAAGTATATTGCCCAGCATCTGGAAGTTGATGGTGCGCCAAGCTTCCTGTTCATGAACAGGGGAGAGGTTAAGGACAGGCTTCGTGGGGCACGCGAGGGAGAGCTGTTTGAGAAGCTTCAGCTGCAGATGGCCCTAATTATGGACAACTGA
- the LOC123439124 gene encoding alpha-terpineol synthase, chloroplastic-like isoform X1 has product MQTTAFCLGVARGCSLSCLPAARPAGGPSWRWQMRRTLRCRQQQAPAPEAQHEVDDRSSKNPCGFYASVWGDFFLHHPDPAASSQQQTWMVERVEELKKDVAKLISSSNTYLERMKLIIALERLCLDYLFEKDINAALKEIYGANVSDFDLHTIAIWFYLLRKHGYKVSSEVFVKFLDEDGSFMATTPRELLSLYNAAHFRTHGEIILDKVISFTKVSLETKLPYLEGSLAHEIQCALEIPLPRKVAIYDAKIYISTYEKEPTMNKLVLELAKVNFNLMQRQYQQELKTTTRKMCRWWNNLQVHSRLPFARDRLVECYLWMLGVYYQPSCSRGRIILTIVIYTTTIFDDIYDSFGTPEECELFTQWVERSFMSGWDTNVARVLPECMQYAFGKIMESYEIIENELAPEEKYRMTYLKNFIVDLVRNYNKEVKMREENFIPISVEEHLQISARTSACHLLACTSLVGMDDIATKSSFEWVSTIPKSVQNLCIIVRLLDDIMTYEREQMIPHVASTMDSYMKQHNVSIKIARQKIQELKEESWKDFNGQWLEPDDDQPRKLIEVIFNLTRTMEFMYNKDDNFTNCRNLEDTIQSLFVEPFEIVL; this is encoded by the exons ATGCAAACCACCGCCTTCTGCCTGGGGGTAGCACGAGGATGCAGCCTGAGCTGCCTTCCCGCCGCGCGGCCggccggaggtccttcatggaggTGGCAGATGCGGCGTACCCTGCGATGCCGGCAGCAGCAAGCTCCGGCGCCGGAAGCGCAGCATGAGGTTGACGATCGGTCGAGCAAGAATCCTTGCGGGTTCTACGCTTCCGTGTGGGGGGATTTCTTCCTTCACCACCCTGATCCGGCAGCTTCCTCCCAACAACAG ACATGGATGGTAGAACGAGTAGAGGAACTGAAGAAAGATGTGGCCAAATTGATATCGAGTTCCAACACCTATCTTGAGAGGATGAAACTCATTATTGCATTAGAGCGTCTTTGCTTGGATTATCTCTTTGAAAAAGATATTAATGCAGCTTTGAAAGAAATTTATGGTGCCAATGTTAGTGACTTTGATCTTCATACAATAGCCATTTGGTTCTATCTACTACGTAAACATGGATACAAGGTTTCATCGG AAGTGTTTGTGAAATTCTTAGATGAGGATGGAAGTTTTATGGCAACAACCCCAAGAGAATTGTTGAGCCTTTACAATGCCGCACATTTTCGTACCCATGGAGAGATAATACTTGACAAAGTTATATCCTTCACCAAAGTGAGTTTAGAAACAAAATTGCCATATCTGGAAGGATCATTGGCACATGAAATTCAGTGTGCACTTGAGATACCCCTCCCACGGAAGGTTGCAATTTATGATGCTAAGATCTATATCTCGACATATGAGAAAGAACCTACTATGAATAAATTGGTCTTGGAGCTTGCAAAGGTGAATTTCAATTTGATGCAACGACAATATCAACAAGAGTTGAAAACCACTACAAG GAAAATGTGCAGGTGGTGGAATAATCTACAAGTTCACTCAAGGCTCCCATTTGCTCGAGATAGACTTGTGGAGTGTTACCTGTGGATGTTAGGAGTATACTACCAACCCAGCTGTTCACGGGGCCGAATAATACTTACGATTGTGATTTACACTACAACCATTTTCGATGATATTTATGATTCATTTGGAACCCCAGAAGAGTGTGAATTGTTTACCCAGTGGGTGGAAAG GTCATTCATGTCCGGTTGGGACACGAATGTGGCTCGGGTTCTCCCAGAGTGCATGCAATACGCATTTGGAAAAATTATGGAAAGCTATGAGATCATTGAGAATGAGCTAGCACCAGAGGAGAAATATCGTATGACCTACCTCAAAAACTTC ATAGTAGATCTTGTTAGGAATTACAACAAGGAGGTTAAAATGCGTGAAGAAAACTTTATCCCAATATCCGTCGAAGAGCATCTACAGATCTCAGCAAGGACTAGTGCATGTCATCTGTTGGCTTGCACTTCACTGGTTGGAATGGATGATATAGCAACAAAGTCTTCTTTTGAAtgggtttcaactatacctaaaagtGTGCAAAACCTTTGCATAATTGTTAGACTATTAGATGATATCATGACCTATGAG CGAGAGCAGATGATACCTCATGTTGCTTCGACAATGGATAGCTACATGAAACAACACAACGTCTCGATCAAAATAGCACGCCAGAAGATACAAGAGCTAAAGGAGGAGTCATGGAAAGATTTCAATGGCCAGTGGCTAGAGCCCGATGATGACCAACCGAGGAAGTTGATTGAGGTGATATTCAACCTCACAAGAACAATGGAGTTCATGTATAACAAAGATGACAACTTTACCAACTGTCGCAACCTTGAGGATACCATCCAATCATTATTTGTGGAGCCTTTTGAGATTGTTTTGTAG